From a region of the Impatiens glandulifera chromosome 4, dImpGla2.1, whole genome shotgun sequence genome:
- the LOC124933884 gene encoding protein DETOXIFICATION 21-like gives MEAGDNNSKESLLVKRKVDEEETLRDQLWQETKKMWVVAAPAIFTRFSTFGINIISQAFIGHIGATELAGYALVSTVILRFANGILLGMASALETLCGQAYGAKQFHTLGIYLQRSWLVLFMCTFCLVPVFIFAAPILKLLGQEDTIANMAGIIACWLIPVIFAFILSFTCQMFLQAQSKNVIISYLAAFSLTVHIFLSWLLTVKFKFGIPGAMISTILAYWLPNVGQIIFVTCGGCKDTWNGFSWLAFKDLLPIIKLSLSSGVMLCLELWYNTVLILLTGNLENAEVAIDALSICININGWEMMISLGFLAAASVRVSNELGRGSSKAAKFSVIYIVVTSFMIGLVLFTVFLFLRGRLAYIFTNSEEVAAAVADLSPLLACSILLNSVQPVLSGVAVGAGWQSIVAYVNIVCYYLVGIPVGVVLGYVYNMQVKGVWLGMLFGTFVQTIVLLIITLRTDWDKQVLIAQRRVNKWFVVEPSQENRQDA, from the exons ATGGAAGCAGGTGATAACAATTCAAAGGAAAGCCTCCTAGTGAAGAGAAAAGTAGATGAAGAAGAGACATTAAGAGACCAGCTATGGCAAGAGACCAAAAAAATGTGGGTGGTGGCTGCTCCAGCCATCTTCACTCGATTCTCAACTTTCGGCATTAACATCATAAGTCAGGCGTTTATTGGCCACATCGGTGCCACTGAACTCGCCGGTTATGCTCTCGTCTCCACTGTTATTTTGCGATTCGCTAATGGTATCCTG TTAGGAATGGCAAGTGCATTAGAGACTTTGTGCGGTCAAGCATACGGAGCAAAGCAATTCCACACCCTTGGCATTTATCTTCAAAGATCATGGCTCGTCTTGTTCATGTGCACGTTTTGCCTCGTCCCGGTTTTTATATTCGCGGCTCCAATATTGAAACTTTTAGGCCAAGAAGACACTATAGCCAACATGGCCGGGATTATAGCATGTTGGCTAATCCCGGTTATTTTCGCTTTCATCTTGTCTTTCACTTGTCAAATGTTTCTTCAAGCACAAAGCAAGAACGTTATCATTTCTTACTTGGCCGCATTCTCACTCACTGTACACATATTCCTATCGTGGCTTTTAACTGTGAAATTCAAGTTTGGGATTCCCGGGGCGATGATTTCGACCATCTTGGCTTATTGGCTACCTAATGTCGGCCAAATCATTTTCGTCACTTGTGGTGGTTGTAAAGACACTTGGAATGGATTTTCGTGGTTGGCTTTTAAGGATTTGTTACCTATTATAAAACTCTCCTTATCATCAGGTGTCATGCTATG TCTCGAGCTTTGGTACAATACAGTATTGATTCTATTGACGGGGAACTTGGAGAACGCCGAGGTTGCCATTGATGCACTCTCTATAtg cATCAATATTAATGGATGGGAAATGATGATTTCTCTTGGTTTCTTGGCTGCAGCAAG TGTGCGAGTATCGAATGAGCTTGGAAGAGGAAGTTCAAAAGCTGCAAAGTTCTCGGTTATTTATATAGTCGTGACTTCTTTTATGATCGGGCTTGTGTTATTTACGGTTTTCTTGTTCTTGCGTGGACGACTGGCTTATATATTTACGAATAGTGAAGAAGTGGCGGCTGCAGTTGCAGATTTATCGCCTTTATTGGCTTGCTCTATATTGCTTAACAGTGTTCAACCAGTTTTGTCGG GTGTGGCGGTTGGAGCTGGCTGGCAAAGTATTGTTGCTTATGTTAACATTGTTTGTTATTATTTGGTGGGGATTCCGGTTGGTGTGGTGCTAGGCTATGTTTACAATATGCAAGTAAAA GGTGTTTGGCTTGGTATGTTGTTTGgtacatttgttcaaacaattgtCCTACTTATTATTACATTAAGAACTGATTGGGATAAAcag GTGTTAATAGCTCAAAGGCGTGTTAACAAATGGTTTGTTGTGGAGCCGTCGCAAGAGAACCGACAAGATGCTTGA
- the LOC124933439 gene encoding protein DETOXIFICATION 21-like, giving the protein MEGDNNSNERLLVKREVEEEEKLRDKLWKETKKMWVVAAPAIFTRFSTFGINVISQAFIGHIGATELAGYALVDTVILRFANGILLGMASALETLCGQAYGAKQYSNLGIYLQRSWLVLLMCTFCLIPVFVFAAPILKLLGQEDSIANMAGIIAHWLIPVIFAFILSFTCQMFLQAQSKNIIISYLALFSLTVHIFLSWLLTVKFKYGISGAMISTILAYWLPNVGQIIFVTCGGCKDTWNGFSWLAFKDLLPIIKLSLSSGVMLCLELWYNTVLILLTGNLENAEVAIDALSICININGWEMMISLGFLAAASVRVSNELGRGSSKAAKFSVIYIVATSFTIGLVLFTFFFFLRGRLAYIFTDNEEVADAVAELSPLLACSILLNSVQPVLSGVAVGAGWQSIVAYVNIACYYFVGIPIGVVLGYVYDMQVKGVWIGMLFGTFVQTIVLVIITLRTDWDKQVLIAQNRINKWFVVERSQENGQDQPA; this is encoded by the exons aTGGAAGGTGATAACAATTCAAATGAAAGGCTACTTGTTAAAAGGGAAgtagaggaagaagagaaactAAGAGACAAACTATGGAAAGAGACTAAGAAAATGTGGGTAGTGGCTGCTCCGGCAATCTTCACCCGATTCTCCACCTTCGGCATTAACGTTATAAGTCAGGCGTTTATCGGCCACATCGGTGCCACTGAACTCGCCGGTTATGCTCTTGTCGACACTGTCATTTTGCGATTCGCCAATGGAATTCtg TTAGGGATGGCAAGTGCATTAGAGACTTTATGTGGCCAAGCATATGGAGCAAAGCAATATTCCAACCTTGGCATCTATCTTCAAAGATCGTGGCTAGTATTGCTCATGTGCACATTTTGTCTCATCCCGGTTTTTGTATTCGCCGCTCCGATATTGAAACTTTTAGGTCAAGAAGACTCGATAGCCAACATGGCCGGGATCATAGCCCATTGGTTAATCCCGGTTATTTTCGCTTTCATCTTGTCTTTCACTTGCCAAATGTTTCTTCAAGCACAAAGCAAGAACATTATCATTTCTTACTTGGCCTTATTCTCACTCACGGTACACATTTTCCTATCGTGGCTTTTAACCGTCAAATTCAAGTATGGGATTTCAGGGGCGATGATTTCAACCATCTTGGCTTATTGGCTACCTAATGTCGGCCAAATCATTTTCGTCACTTGTGGTGGTTGTAAAGACACTTGGAATGGATTTTCGTGGTTGGCTTTTAAGGATTTGTTACCAATTATAAAACTCTCCTTATCATCCGGTGTCATGCTATG TCTCGAGCTTTGGTACAATACAGTATTGATTCTATTGACGGGGAACTTAGAGAACGCAGAGGTCGCCATTGATGCACTCTCTATATG cATCAATATTAATGGCTGGGAAATGATGATTTCTCTTGGTTTTTTGGCTGCAGCAAG tGTGCGAGTATCGAATGAGCTTGGAAGAGGAAGTTCAAAGGCTGCAAAGTTCTCGGTTATTTATATAGTGGCGACTTCCTTCACGATCGGGCTTGTGTTATTTacgtttttcttcttcttacgAGGACGACTAGCTTATATATTTACGGATAATGAAGAAGTGGCGGATGCAGTTGCAGAATTATCGCCTTTATTGGCCTGCTCTATATTACTTAACAGTGTTCAACCAGTTCTTTCGG GTGTGGCGGTTGGGGCTGGTTGGCAAAGTATTGTTGCTTATGTTAACATCGCTTGCTACTATTTTGTGGGGATTCCGATCGGTGTGGTGCTCGGCTATGTTTACGATATGCAAGTAAAA GGTGTTTGGATTGGTATGTTGTTTGgtacatttgttcaaacaattgtTCTAGTTATTATTACATTAAGAACGGATTGGGATAAACAg GTGTTGATAGCTCAAAATCGCATTAACAAATGGTTTGTAGTTGAGCGATCGCAAGAAAATGGACAAGACCAACCTGCTTAG